Proteins from a genomic interval of Diaphorobacter sp. HDW4A:
- a CDS encoding heavy metal sensor histidine kinase, producing the protein MSGTASGVPHLGRRLSRWLALLSMLGLGAVSIVVYLVFDTTLSARQKDMMDQKQRALVHVLADDSTEHKDKSLDHMLTDFLAGHDDYSIRIVDHDGSVLFDSRIPVLGRGHTLERTFTVKFASPNSNHVHDAVATLVMDRRPDDALLRALAWTLFASMIAGSLLLSLLGWLLVRSSLRPIQSLVTQISELSARDFARRLDGGGLPQELLPLVTQFNALMDRLSDAYRQLESFNADVAHEMNTPLATLISSTEVVLRKPRSVQEMREVLESNLEDLRRIAGIVGDMLFLSRADRGIGARETKVCSLATVVNDVVEFYEAVALDANLKVEVHGDVEAHIDAPLMRRALSNLLSNATRYATAGSTILIGIAARELDGKPHAVISVTNAGTDIPQKYLRHLFDRFYRADSARHNADRNHGLGLAIVQAIAKMHGGHTFAQSMDGRTTFGIVVPGRESTPER; encoded by the coding sequence ATGAGCGGCACGGCCAGTGGCGTTCCCCATCTTGGGCGGCGTTTGTCGCGCTGGCTGGCGCTGCTGTCGATGCTGGGTCTCGGCGCGGTCAGCATCGTGGTGTATCTGGTCTTTGACACCACGCTGTCCGCGCGCCAGAAGGACATGATGGACCAGAAGCAGCGCGCGCTGGTCCATGTGCTGGCCGACGACAGCACCGAGCACAAGGACAAGTCGCTCGACCACATGCTGACGGATTTTCTGGCCGGGCACGACGACTATTCCATCCGCATCGTCGACCACGACGGCAGTGTGCTGTTCGACAGCCGCATCCCGGTGTTGGGCCGCGGACACACGCTCGAGCGAACGTTCACGGTGAAGTTCGCATCGCCCAACTCCAACCATGTGCATGACGCCGTGGCAACGCTGGTGATGGACCGGCGTCCAGACGATGCGCTGCTGCGTGCACTTGCATGGACGCTGTTCGCATCGATGATTGCCGGCTCGCTGCTGCTTTCGCTGCTCGGCTGGTTGCTGGTGCGCAGCAGCCTGCGCCCGATTCAATCCCTGGTCACGCAGATCAGCGAGCTGTCGGCGCGGGATTTTGCGCGGCGCCTGGATGGTGGCGGTCTGCCGCAGGAGCTGTTGCCGCTGGTGACTCAGTTCAACGCCTTGATGGACCGGCTCTCCGATGCGTATCGACAGCTCGAGTCTTTCAACGCTGACGTGGCGCACGAGATGAATACGCCGCTCGCCACATTGATATCGAGCACCGAAGTAGTCCTCAGAAAGCCGCGCTCGGTGCAGGAAATGCGTGAGGTGCTAGAGTCCAATCTCGAGGACCTGAGGCGCATCGCAGGCATCGTCGGCGACATGTTGTTCCTCTCGCGCGCGGATCGTGGCATTGGTGCGCGAGAGACCAAGGTTTGCAGCCTTGCGACCGTGGTGAACGACGTGGTGGAGTTCTACGAGGCGGTCGCGCTCGATGCGAATCTCAAGGTCGAGGTGCACGGAGACGTGGAGGCCCATATCGACGCACCGCTCATGCGTCGTGCGCTCTCCAACCTGTTGAGCAACGCCACCCGGTATGCCACTGCAGGCTCCACCATTCTCATCGGCATCGCCGCGCGCGAGCTGGACGGAAAGCCGCACGCCGTGATCTCTGTGACCAACGCGGGCACCGACATTCCCCAAAAGTATCTGCGCCATCTCTTCGATCGCTTCTACCGTGCAGATTCAGCACGCCACAATGCGGACCGCAACCACGGCCTCGGCTTGGCTATCGTGCAGGCCATCGCCAAGATGCACGGCGGCCACACATTTGCGCAATCGATGGATGGGCGAACGACGTTCGGGATTGTGGTGCCGGGCCGGGAATCCACGCCCGAACGCTGA
- a CDS encoding heavy metal response regulator transcription factor, with amino-acid sequence MRLLLIEDEAKLGEYLRKGLAEEGYVVDVATDGIEGLHLAMELDYDVIILDGMLPGIDGLSVLAALRQSKSTPVLMLTARADVEDRVRGLQGGADDYMIKPFAFSELVARIQVLLRRAQAHPSSPEPTALRQADLEVDLIRRKAVRAGVRLDLTAKEFSLLTLLLRRHGEVLSRTELASQVWDMNFDSETNVVEVAVRRLRMKVDQPFASPLIHTVRGMGYVLESREQP; translated from the coding sequence ATGAGACTGCTGTTGATCGAAGACGAAGCCAAACTGGGCGAGTACCTGCGCAAGGGCCTCGCCGAAGAAGGCTACGTGGTGGACGTCGCCACCGACGGCATCGAGGGCCTGCACCTTGCGATGGAGCTGGACTATGACGTCATCATCCTCGACGGCATGCTGCCGGGGATCGATGGCCTGTCGGTGCTCGCGGCGCTGCGGCAGTCCAAATCCACGCCGGTGCTAATGCTCACCGCGCGCGCCGATGTGGAAGACCGTGTGCGCGGGCTGCAGGGTGGTGCTGACGATTACATGATCAAGCCCTTCGCGTTTTCTGAACTCGTCGCGCGCATCCAGGTGCTGCTGCGCAGAGCGCAGGCGCATCCGTCGTCACCCGAACCCACGGCGCTCAGGCAGGCGGATCTCGAGGTCGATCTCATCCGCCGCAAGGCCGTACGCGCGGGCGTGCGGCTGGACCTGACGGCCAAGGAATTCAGCCTGCTCACGCTGCTGCTGCGCAGACATGGCGAAGTGCTCTCGCGCACCGAATTGGCGTCGCAGGTGTGGGACATGAATTTCGACAGCGAGACCAATGTAGTGGAGGTGGCGGTGCGCCGCCTGCGCATGAAGGTCGACCAGCCTTTTGCATCTCCCCTCATCCACACGGTGCGCGGCATGGGCTACGTGCTGGAGAGCCGAGAGCAACCATGA
- a CDS encoding CusA/CzcA family heavy metal efflux RND transporter has product MFERIIRFAIEQRWLVVVAVFAMAVLGVFSYQRLSIDAVPDITNVQVQINTQAPGYSPLETEQRITYPIETVMAGLPHLEQTRSLSRYGLSQVTVIFKDGTDIYFARQLVNERIQEAREKLPANISPNLGPISTGLGEIYLWTVEAEEGAKKKDGTPYSPMDLREIQDWVIKPQLRNVPGVTEINSIGGFAKEYLIAPRPDKLVSYGISMDKLVTALQNNNTNVGAGYIERQGEQYLIRAPGQVRGVDDLKEVIVATAQGQPVRIRDLADVELGRELRTGAATDNGREVVLGTVFMLIGENSRMVSKAVDARMESIRKNLPEGVKIVTVYDRTTLVEKAIATVKKNLVEGAALVVVILFLFLGNLRAALITALIIPLSMLFTFTGMVHYRISANLMSLGALDFGIIIDGAVVIVENCVRRLAHAQEHKGRLLTRSERFHEVFAAAKEARRPLLFGQLIIMVVYLPIFALTGVEGKMFHPMALTVVLALAGAMILSITFIPAAIALFIGKRVSEKENRLMTWARKAYEPLLGGVMRMPLVVIATAVVAVVLSLLLASRMGSEFAPNLNEGDFAIQALRVPGTSLTQSLDMQMQLEKTLKDKFPEIERVFARTGTAEIASDPMPPNISDGYIMLKARAEWPDPKRSREDLLAAVQEVVEAIPGSNYEFSQPIQLRFNELISGVRSDVAVKVFGDDMQVLERTAQSIAAMLQKVPGASEVKVEQTTGLPMLTVQVDREKASRYGLNMGDVQQTIATAIGGQEAGTVFEGDRRFDIQVRLPESIRNDLGALERLPIALPRVGESRQGFVPLSAVASLDLSPGPNQVSREDGKRRIVVSANVRGRDIGSFVEQAQRELDGAALPSGYWTRWGGTFENMQSAQKRLQIVVPAALLLVFTLLFAMFGNVRDGLIVFTGIPFALTGGILALWLRDIPLSISAAIGFIALSGVAVLNGLVMISSIRGLRETGMSVPEAVHTGAISRLRPVLMTALVASLGFVPMAIATGTGAEVQRPLATVVIGGILSSTVLTLLVLPLLYRLVHRKDPSEDSVTER; this is encoded by the coding sequence ATGTTTGAGCGCATCATTCGCTTCGCCATCGAGCAGCGCTGGCTGGTCGTCGTCGCCGTCTTCGCGATGGCGGTTCTCGGCGTCTTCAGTTACCAGCGGCTGTCCATCGACGCCGTGCCTGACATCACCAACGTCCAGGTACAGATCAACACGCAGGCACCGGGCTACTCGCCGCTGGAGACCGAGCAGCGCATCACCTACCCCATCGAGACAGTGATGGCGGGCCTGCCCCATCTCGAGCAGACCCGCTCACTGTCACGCTACGGGCTCTCGCAGGTCACCGTTATCTTCAAGGACGGCACCGACATCTACTTCGCACGCCAGCTCGTCAACGAGCGCATCCAGGAAGCGCGCGAGAAGCTCCCGGCCAACATCTCACCCAACCTGGGCCCGATCTCCACCGGCCTCGGCGAAATCTACCTCTGGACCGTGGAAGCAGAGGAAGGCGCGAAGAAGAAAGACGGCACGCCCTACTCGCCCATGGACCTGCGCGAGATTCAGGATTGGGTCATCAAGCCCCAACTGCGCAACGTGCCCGGCGTCACCGAGATCAATTCGATTGGCGGCTTCGCCAAGGAATATCTGATCGCACCGCGTCCCGACAAGCTGGTGTCCTACGGCATCTCGATGGACAAGCTGGTCACCGCGCTCCAGAACAACAACACCAATGTGGGTGCAGGCTACATCGAGCGTCAGGGTGAGCAGTACCTGATCCGCGCGCCGGGCCAGGTGCGCGGCGTGGATGATCTCAAGGAAGTCATCGTCGCCACCGCGCAGGGCCAGCCGGTGCGCATCCGCGATCTGGCCGATGTGGAGCTGGGCCGCGAACTACGCACCGGCGCGGCCACCGACAACGGCCGCGAAGTGGTGCTCGGCACCGTCTTCATGCTGATCGGCGAGAACAGCCGCATGGTCTCCAAGGCCGTGGACGCGCGCATGGAATCCATCCGCAAGAACCTGCCCGAGGGCGTGAAGATCGTCACCGTCTACGACCGCACCACGCTGGTCGAGAAAGCAATCGCCACGGTCAAGAAGAATCTGGTCGAAGGCGCGGCGCTGGTCGTCGTCATCCTCTTCCTCTTTCTTGGTAACCTGCGCGCGGCGCTCATCACGGCACTCATCATTCCACTGTCGATGCTGTTCACCTTCACGGGCATGGTGCACTACCGCATCAGCGCCAATCTGATGAGTCTGGGTGCGCTGGATTTCGGCATCATCATCGACGGTGCAGTCGTCATCGTCGAGAACTGCGTGCGGCGTCTCGCCCATGCGCAGGAGCACAAGGGCCGACTGCTCACGCGCAGCGAACGCTTCCACGAGGTCTTCGCTGCCGCGAAAGAAGCGCGCAGGCCCCTGCTCTTCGGCCAGCTCATCATCATGGTGGTGTACCTGCCCATCTTTGCGCTCACCGGCGTCGAGGGCAAGATGTTCCACCCCATGGCGCTGACCGTGGTGCTGGCGCTCGCCGGTGCGATGATTCTGTCGATCACCTTCATCCCGGCTGCCATCGCACTGTTCATCGGCAAGCGCGTTTCGGAAAAAGAAAACCGCCTCATGACCTGGGCACGCAAGGCCTACGAGCCACTGCTCGGCGGCGTGATGCGCATGCCGCTGGTGGTGATCGCCACCGCCGTGGTGGCCGTGGTGCTGAGCCTCCTGCTCGCCTCCCGCATGGGCAGCGAGTTCGCCCCCAATCTCAATGAGGGCGACTTCGCCATTCAGGCCCTGCGCGTGCCGGGCACCAGCCTCACGCAATCGCTTGACATGCAGATGCAGCTTGAGAAAACGCTCAAGGACAAATTCCCGGAGATCGAGCGCGTCTTCGCGCGCACCGGCACGGCGGAGATCGCCTCCGACCCCATGCCGCCCAACATCTCGGACGGCTACATCATGCTGAAAGCCCGCGCAGAATGGCCCGATCCCAAGCGCAGCCGAGAGGACCTACTGGCCGCAGTGCAAGAAGTCGTTGAGGCCATTCCGGGCAGCAACTACGAGTTCTCGCAACCCATCCAGCTGCGGTTCAACGAGCTGATCTCCGGCGTGCGCAGCGATGTAGCGGTAAAGGTGTTCGGCGACGACATGCAAGTGCTCGAGCGCACCGCGCAATCCATTGCCGCCATGCTACAGAAAGTGCCCGGCGCGTCCGAGGTGAAGGTCGAGCAGACCACCGGCCTTCCCATGCTCACGGTGCAGGTGGACCGCGAGAAAGCCTCGCGCTACGGCCTCAACATGGGTGACGTACAGCAGACCATCGCCACCGCGATTGGCGGTCAGGAAGCCGGCACGGTGTTCGAGGGCGACCGGCGCTTCGACATCCAGGTGCGTCTGCCCGAATCCATACGCAACGACCTCGGTGCGCTCGAACGCCTGCCCATCGCGCTGCCACGCGTGGGCGAGAGTCGCCAGGGGTTCGTTCCGCTCTCCGCCGTAGCCTCGCTCGACCTCTCCCCCGGCCCCAATCAGGTCAGCCGTGAGGACGGCAAGCGCCGCATCGTCGTGAGCGCCAACGTGCGCGGCCGCGACATCGGCTCCTTCGTCGAACAAGCCCAACGCGAGCTGGACGGCGCCGCACTCCCGAGCGGCTACTGGACACGCTGGGGCGGCACGTTCGAAAACATGCAGTCCGCACAGAAACGCCTGCAGATCGTTGTGCCAGCCGCCCTGCTGCTGGTGTTCACACTGCTCTTCGCGATGTTCGGCAACGTGCGCGACGGGCTCATTGTCTTCACCGGCATTCCGTTCGCACTGACCGGCGGCATTCTGGCCCTGTGGCTGCGCGACATCCCGCTGTCGATCTCGGCCGCCATCGGCTTCATCGCGCTCTCGGGCGTGGCCGTGCTGAACGGCCTCGTGATGATCTCATCGATACGCGGCCTGCGCGAAACCGGCATGTCCGTGCCCGAAGCTGTGCACACGGGCGCCATCTCGCGCCTTCGCCCTGTGCTGATGACGGCACTGGTCGCATCGCTCGGCTTCGTTCCGATGGCGATTGCCACGGGCACCGGCGCCGAAGTGCAGCGGCCACTCGCAACGGTCGTGATCGGTGGCATTCTGTCCTCCACGGTATTGACGCTGCTGGTACTGCCGTTGCTCTATCGTCTGGTTCACAGAAAGGATCCTTCGGAGGATAGCGTGACGGAAAGGTGA
- a CDS encoding efflux RND transporter periplasmic adaptor subunit yields MSEKTPFDSSLTTPKHWIAVAVILACGMVGGALILRTSGTPAASATSSHADADAHKDGEHHDEAPADHKEADAHGDHEHHDDKADKPAAVTKAKSDEHAEDQEEEEGVIKLSAAQSGTIGITLGKAGAAAIRKELILPGEIRFDEDRTAHVVPRVAGVVASVHARLGEQVHKGQLLAVIQSATVSDQRSELQTAQKRLALARTTFQREKQLWEEKISAEQDYLQARQAMQEAEIAVANASQKLSAIGAGTGGSSGYELRAPISGTVVEKHLTVGESVAENTASFTVSDLGSVWAEMNVAAPQLPFVRVGSPVTVRATAFDSSAEGKVAYVGALIGEQSRAAPARVALTNPKGVWRPGLFVDVSVLAEESQVPVAVDTSAIQRPDGKESVVFVPADGGYKAQHVQLGRSDGKTTEVTSGLKAGQEYVRNGSFMLKAELGKASAEHTH; encoded by the coding sequence ATGTCCGAGAAAACGCCCTTCGACTCTTCCCTCACCACGCCCAAGCACTGGATTGCCGTGGCCGTGATTCTGGCCTGCGGCATGGTGGGCGGAGCGCTCATTCTGCGCACATCGGGCACACCAGCTGCTTCGGCAACGTCCAGCCATGCCGATGCCGATGCGCACAAGGACGGCGAGCACCACGACGAGGCGCCCGCCGATCACAAGGAGGCCGACGCGCATGGCGACCATGAACACCATGATGACAAAGCTGACAAACCAGCTGCGGTGACCAAAGCCAAGAGCGACGAACACGCCGAAGATCAAGAGGAAGAAGAAGGCGTCATCAAGCTCAGCGCTGCGCAGTCCGGCACCATCGGTATCACGCTTGGCAAAGCAGGAGCAGCCGCAATTCGCAAGGAGCTGATTTTGCCCGGTGAAATCCGTTTCGATGAAGACCGCACGGCCCATGTGGTGCCGCGCGTCGCGGGGGTGGTGGCATCGGTGCATGCGCGATTGGGCGAACAGGTGCACAAGGGCCAACTGCTCGCAGTGATCCAGAGCGCGACGGTGTCGGACCAGCGCAGCGAGCTGCAGACCGCACAGAAGCGGCTGGCGCTGGCCCGCACCACCTTCCAGCGCGAAAAGCAGCTGTGGGAGGAAAAAATCTCCGCCGAGCAGGACTATCTGCAGGCCCGCCAGGCCATGCAAGAGGCCGAGATCGCCGTCGCCAACGCATCGCAGAAGCTCTCCGCGATTGGTGCTGGAACGGGTGGTTCGAGCGGCTACGAGCTGCGCGCGCCAATCTCGGGCACCGTGGTCGAGAAGCACCTCACCGTGGGCGAATCGGTGGCCGAGAACACGGCCTCGTTCACCGTGTCCGATCTCGGCTCCGTCTGGGCGGAGATGAATGTCGCCGCACCCCAGCTGCCCTTCGTGCGCGTGGGCTCGCCGGTAACGGTGCGCGCCACCGCATTCGATTCGAGTGCCGAGGGCAAGGTGGCCTACGTGGGCGCACTGATCGGCGAGCAGTCGCGCGCGGCCCCGGCGCGCGTGGCGCTGACCAATCCCAAGGGCGTGTGGCGCCCGGGTCTGTTCGTGGATGTCAGCGTGCTGGCCGAGGAGTCGCAGGTGCCCGTTGCGGTCGACACCAGTGCCATCCAGCGCCCCGATGGAAAGGAGAGTGTGGTGTTTGTGCCCGCAGATGGCGGCTACAAGGCACAGCATGTTCAGTTGGGCCGCAGCGACGGCAAGACCACCGAAGTCACCTCCGGCCTCAAGGCCGGGCAGGAATACGTCCGGAACGGCTCCTTCATGCTGAAGGCCGAACTGGGCAAGGCATCCGCCGAGCACACGCACTGA
- a CDS encoding LysR family transcriptional regulator, protein MDIRQLKYFVAVADARNFTRASEQLHIAQPPLSRQIQLLEEELGVQLLLRNSRPLRLTEAGRTFYEQALQLINRFDQLKTSTRQVGLQQRQTLSIGFVASTLYGGLPMLVRKLRHHYPDVDIQLVELTSTQQFGALKSGRIDVGFGRIRSNDSTVARTVLREERLVLAIPLGTPLAKETGRISLKELQRQKLIVYPKEPRPSFADHVLSLLSDKGIRPSEVHEVREIQTALGLVAAESGLCVIPASARIRSDLCYRLIDDPLATSPIILSHRLNDNAWYIDTIKQLVEDMYAEQPAWLDVENNFFPTQDTSAKPQSKDAA, encoded by the coding sequence ATGGATATCCGACAACTCAAATATTTCGTCGCCGTGGCCGATGCGCGCAACTTCACCCGAGCCTCTGAGCAACTGCACATCGCTCAGCCGCCGCTGAGCCGCCAGATCCAGTTGCTCGAGGAAGAGCTGGGCGTCCAGCTCCTGCTGCGCAACAGCAGGCCCCTGCGCCTGACAGAGGCGGGGCGCACGTTCTATGAACAGGCGCTGCAACTCATCAACCGCTTCGACCAACTGAAGACCAGCACGCGGCAAGTCGGCCTGCAGCAGCGGCAGACGCTGTCGATCGGCTTCGTCGCCTCCACCCTGTACGGAGGCCTGCCAATGCTGGTGCGCAAGCTGCGCCATCACTATCCGGACGTGGATATCCAGCTCGTGGAGCTCACGTCGACGCAGCAGTTCGGCGCACTCAAATCTGGCCGCATAGACGTGGGCTTCGGTCGCATCCGCAGCAACGACTCCACGGTGGCCCGCACGGTGCTGCGCGAAGAACGGCTGGTGCTGGCCATTCCTTTAGGCACGCCGCTCGCGAAGGAGACGGGACGCATCAGCCTCAAGGAGCTGCAGCGCCAGAAGCTCATCGTCTACCCCAAGGAACCACGCCCGAGCTTCGCCGACCATGTCCTGAGCCTCCTGAGCGACAAGGGCATCCGCCCGTCAGAGGTGCACGAGGTGCGCGAAATCCAGACCGCACTCGGCCTCGTCGCCGCAGAATCCGGCCTCTGCGTGATCCCTGCCTCCGCGCGCATCCGCAGCGATCTCTGCTACCGCCTGATCGACGACCCGCTCGCCACGTCCCCCATCATCCTCAGCCACCGCCTCAATGACAACGCCTGGTACATCGACACCATCAAGCAGCTGGTGGAAGACATGTACGCGGAACAACCGGCTTGGCTGGATGTGGAGAACAACTTCTTTCCCACTCAGGATACGTCCGCAAAGCCCCAGTCAAAAGACGCCGCCTGA
- a CDS encoding TolC family protein, whose amino-acid sequence MAPPSFPSTPFLPRALALTALAMTLSINAWAQSPGEVGASSSLPTPTESPRRTTLVEALNKALAANPGLQAARHGAAATEGAVLQSKARPNPELAFMQEDTRSQTRSSTVQINQLIELGGKREARIRVAQAEQAAAHAAVTDAKAALRFQVSTHFNDLLLAQQRVEFARKTQELATRALDAAQKRVQAGKVPPLEASRAQVAEANAGLEVQQAQSQVLVAQQNLASLWGGPAIEVGEATGDFSGTSEPPSVERIEDRLNESPAIVLARHALDQSRAASELERTKRTQDPTLSLGVKRANEAGRNQVVLGVSIPLPLFDNNAGNQLQALRKVDQAEQKLQEQRLQLQASVLAARQQWLASNRQVALLRAQVLPTAQSAYDVAVRGFTLGKFNFLDVLDAQRTLFEAQRLLLDQLMNSHRASAEIDRLLGTPLPFTATSGT is encoded by the coding sequence ATGGCCCCCCCCTCCTTCCCATCCACCCCCTTCTTGCCCCGGGCGTTAGCACTCACCGCGCTTGCGATGACTCTGTCGATCAACGCGTGGGCCCAGTCACCCGGCGAGGTCGGCGCGTCATCTTCCCTCCCGACTCCCACCGAATCCCCGCGCCGCACCACGCTGGTCGAGGCGCTGAACAAGGCACTCGCCGCCAACCCCGGACTGCAGGCGGCCCGCCATGGCGCAGCCGCGACCGAAGGTGCAGTGCTTCAGAGCAAAGCGCGGCCGAATCCTGAACTCGCGTTCATGCAGGAAGACACGCGTTCGCAGACCCGCTCCAGCACCGTTCAGATCAACCAACTCATCGAGCTTGGCGGCAAGCGCGAAGCGCGCATTCGCGTGGCCCAAGCCGAACAGGCGGCCGCCCATGCGGCAGTCACCGATGCGAAAGCAGCGCTGCGCTTCCAGGTGTCAACCCACTTCAACGATCTGCTGCTGGCCCAGCAGCGAGTGGAGTTCGCGCGCAAGACGCAGGAGCTTGCGACCCGCGCGCTCGATGCCGCGCAAAAGCGCGTTCAGGCCGGCAAGGTGCCGCCGCTCGAAGCCAGCCGCGCGCAGGTGGCCGAGGCCAATGCCGGGCTCGAGGTGCAGCAGGCGCAGTCGCAGGTGCTCGTCGCACAGCAGAATCTCGCGTCGCTCTGGGGCGGCCCCGCCATCGAGGTCGGCGAGGCCACGGGTGATTTCTCCGGGACATCCGAGCCACCCTCGGTCGAGCGGATCGAAGACCGCTTGAACGAGTCGCCCGCCATCGTCCTCGCGCGCCATGCACTCGACCAGAGCCGCGCCGCATCAGAGCTCGAACGCACCAAGCGCACACAGGACCCGACGCTGAGCCTCGGCGTCAAGCGCGCAAACGAGGCCGGCCGCAACCAGGTGGTACTGGGTGTCAGCATTCCTTTGCCGCTATTCGACAACAACGCAGGCAACCAGCTGCAGGCGCTACGCAAGGTGGATCAGGCTGAGCAGAAGCTGCAGGAGCAGCGGCTGCAGTTGCAGGCCTCGGTGCTCGCTGCACGCCAGCAGTGGTTGGCCAGCAACCGGCAGGTCGCGCTGCTGCGTGCGCAAGTACTGCCTACCGCGCAATCGGCCTACGACGTGGCGGTACGCGGATTCACGCTTGGCAAATTCAACTTTCTCGATGTGCTCGATGCGCAGCGCACCCTGTTTGAAGCACAACGCCTGTTGCTCGACCAGCTCATGAACTCGCATCGCGCGAGCGCCGAAATCGACCGCCTGCTGGGCACCCCCCTCCCATTCACCGCCACCTCCGGAACCTGA